The Haemorhous mexicanus isolate bHaeMex1 chromosome 5, bHaeMex1.pri, whole genome shotgun sequence genome contains a region encoding:
- the CYTH4 gene encoding cytohesin-4 codes for MDLCPAESTGLSGAEEAEIETIRKHRQELLDDIKKLKEEIAEVFAEIECFQRGEEKQVADSNPGEQISKLSQRDKILSLGRKKFNMDPEKGIQYLIEHQVLSSDLQEIARFLHKGEGLNKTAIGDYLGGRDPTNIQILQAFVACHQFANLNLVQALRQFLWSFRLPGEAQKIDRMMEAFASWYCKCNPGVFQSTDTCYVLSFSIIMLNTSLHNPNVKDKPHFERFVSINRGIDNGGDLPEELLKNLFESIKNEPFSIPEDDGNDLTHTFFNPNREGWLLKLGGRVKTWKRRWFILTDNCLYYFEYTTDKEPLGIIPLENLSVRKVDDPKKPNCFELFIPNCKGQKIKACKTDGDGKVVEGKHQSYKISAATPAERDEWIEAIRTSITQDPFYDLVSARKKKIASKN; via the exons AATCAACTGGCTTGAGTGGGGCTGAAGAGGCTGAAATAGAGACAATCAGGAAGCACAGACAGGAGCTTTTGGATGACATTAAG aagctgaaggaggagatTGCTGAGGTGTTTGCAGAGATTGAGTGTTTCCAACGTGGAGAGGAGAAGCAGGTGGCAGACAGTAATCCTGGAGAGCAGATCAG CAAGCTGTCACAGAGGGATAAAATTCTGTCCCTGGGCCGGAAGAAATTCAACATGGATCCTGAAAAG GGGATCCAGTACCTGATAGAGCACCAGGTATTGTCTTCAGACCTTCAGGAGATTGCCAGATTCCTCCACAAGGGTGAAGGCCTGAACAAGACAGCCATTGGGGATTACCTGGGTGGGAG GGACCCCACCAACATTCAGATCCTCCAGGCCTTTGTGGCATGTCACCAATTTGCCAACCTCAACCTGGTGCAGGCGCTGAG ACAGTTCCTCTGGAGCTTCCGGCTGCCCGGGGAGGCGCAGAAGATTGACCGGATGATGGAGGCCTTTGCCAGCTGGTACTGCAAGTGCAACCCGGGAGTGTTCCAGTCCACAG ATACCTGTTATGTACTCTCCTTCTCTATCATCATGCTTAACACCAGCCTGCACAACCCCAATGTGAAAGACAAACCCCACTTTGAAAGGTTTGTGTCCATCAACAGAGGCATTGACAATGGAGGGGACCTGCCAGAAGAGCTCCTAAAG AATCTGTTTGAGAGCATAAAGAACGAGCCGTTCTCCATACCAGAGGATGATGGCAACGACCTCACCCACACTTTCTTCAACCCTAACCGTGAAGGCTGGCTGCTGAAACTAG GAGGACGTGTGAAAACCTGGAAACGCCGTTGGTTCATTCTGACCGATAACTGCCTGTATTACTTCGAATATACCACG GACAAAGAGCCTCTGGGCATCATCCCCTTGGAGAATCTATCAGTCCGGAAGGTGGATGATCCCAAAAAGCCA AACTGCTTTGAACTCTTCATTCCCAACTGCAAAGGGCAGAAGATCAAAGCCTGCAAAACAGATGGGGATGGGAAGGTGGTTGAAGGCAAGCATCAGTCCTACAAGATCTCAGCAGCCACTCCAGCAGAGCGTGATGAGTGGATTGAGGCAATACG GACCAGCATCACACAGGATCCTTTCTATGATCTGGTCTCTGCCCGTAAGAAAAAGATTGCCAGCAAAAACTGA